The sequence cggaactaatggggatccataataaaccccaggaagagtagctgatgccttggcaagtactaatggggattcataataaaccccgggaagagtagctgatgctttggcaggaactaatggggatccataataaaccccaggaagagtagctgctgccttgacaagAACTAAtcaggatccataataaacccaggaagagtagctgctgccttggcaagtagtaatggggatccataataaaccccaggaagagtagctgctgccttggcaagtactaatggggatccataataatccccaggaagagtagctgctgccttggcaagtactaatggggatccataataaaccccaggaagagtagctgatgccttggcaagtactaatggggatccataataaacccctggaagagtagctgctgccttggcaagtactaatggggatccataataaaccccaggaagagtagctgctgccttggcaagtactaatggggatccttaataaaccccaggaagagtagctgctgctttggcaagaactaatggggatccataataaaccacaggaaaagtagctgctgtcttgaccggaactaatggggatccataataaaccccaggaagagtagctgatgccttggcaagaactaatggggatccataataaaccccaggaagagtagttgatgctttggcaggaactaatggagatccataatagaccccaggaagagtagctggtgtcttgacaggaactaatggggatccatagtaaaccccaggaagagtagctgatgccttgacaggaactaatggggatccatagtaaaccccaggaagagtagctggtgtcttgacaggaactaatggggatccataataaacccctgggagagtagctgctgccttggcaggaactaatggggatccataatgaaccccaggaagagtagctgctgccttgacaggaactaatggggatccataataaaccccaggaagagtagctgatatcttgacaggaactaatggggatccataataaaccccaggaggagtagctgatgtcttggcaggaactaatggggatcctaaataaaccccaggaagagtagctgatgtcttgacaggaactaatggggatccataataaaccccaggaagagtagctgctgccttgacaggaactaatggggatccataataaaccccaggaagagtagctgctgccttgacaggaagtaatggggatccataataaaccccaggaagagtagctgctgccttgacaggaactaatggggatccataataaaccccaggaagagtagctggtgtcttggcaggaactaatggggatccataataaaccccaggaagagtagctgatgtcttggcaggaactaatggggatccataataaaccccaggaagagtagctgctgccttgacaggaactaatggggatccataataaaccccaggaagagtagctgatgtcttgacaggaactaatggggatccgtaataaaccccaggaaaagtagctgctgccttgaccggaactaatggggatccataataaaccccaggaagagtagctggtgtcttggcaggaactaatggggatccataatacaccccaggaagagtagctgacgtcttgacaggaactaatggggatccataataaaccccaggaagagtagctgctgccttgacaggaactaatggggatccataataaaccccaggtagagtagctgaaGTCTTGaccggaactaatggggatccataataaatacaaatgcaaatcatctccccctccctctctctctcctctccccctctccacatctctctctctctccaggtgggtGACAGGGGAGTGGGGCCAGTGCTCGGTGACGTGTGGGAAGGGTCTCCAGCTGCGTGAGGTGGGCTGTGTGTACCAGCTGCAGAACGGATCCCTTATCCACACACGGGACTTGTACTGCCAGGGGGGCAAACCCCCCGCCCTGCAGGGCTGCGAGGGACGCCACTGCCTCACTGCCTGGGAGGCCTCTGAGTGGTCCAAGGTCTGTTGTGGTGGGGGTGGGGTGTGTGCTTGTCTATGCGACTATTCGTGgatgtgtgtttgagtgtttccTCACGTCTGTGTGTGTCCACGTGTCTATGCAAGTGCCCGTgtgagtgagacacagagagagagaaatagtaaaCCACTTACTTTCCTCAAAGTTTGATGCAGAATCATGTAGGAGCAGCGCTGCAGTAGAACTGCATAATATAGACATctgtcacctctctctgtctctctctctgtctctctctctctctcggtctctctctgtctctctctctgtctctctctgtctctgtctctctctgtctctctctctctctgtctctctctctctctctctctctctctctctcggtctctctctgtttctctctctctctcccctcgctccACTGAAGAGGAGGTGGAGTGGGTTGAAGAGGGGAGCTAATGAACCACCACAGGAGGCTTCTATAATGAGTAACACTctgccctctctcgctccctctcaaacactctctctgccctctctctctcactccctctcacacactctctctatcctCATATTTCTTTTCACTTCATTTTCCTCCATCTCTTTTTCCTGACATCACTCTTACCTCCCTCTTCctcgccctctcctcctccacctcacactcctcctctcacctcatcTTACCTCCACTCTTTTTCTTCTCCTTTTccatcccctctcttccctctctactgTAATTATTTtccacctcttcctccctctttcatgttcccttttctctcctctaTATGTCCCTTCCCTTTGTCCCTCTCCCTCAACTCCaatttttccctctctccctttccctcttgtCTCcatctcccttcttcctctccctccctctctccctcgtctccatctccctccctctctccccccttttcttccctccctccaatctcttcttccctccctccctcccctggtctccctctcccttctccctccctcctctccccagtgTTCTTCAGACTGTGGAAGTGGGGTCCGTCGGAGGATAGTGAGGTGCACCAACCCCCAGGGGAGCTGTGACCCCCTCTCTCAGCCTGCTGACCAGGAGCCCTGTGAGGACCACTCCAAATGTTACGAGTGGAAGACTGGGGACTGGTCCAAGGTATGggccatacacacacataaatgacacacacacacactctctttttaATCAAATATCTATTTACAGAGATGGAGAGGACTCTCACCCCAGATGCCCCCTTCCAATTGATTAATCCCTCCCTGTGACACAGCGGTGTAGGTGATGCCAACATGGTGCCAACGCTGTGCCAGTCCTGATGTGGGCATCTTGACAGATAGCCCGACTGCACCTGCATCACTGTCTGCCTGCATTCTAAATGGCAAccgattccctttatagtgcacacacacacacacacacacacacacacacacacacacacacacacacacacacacacacacacacacacacacacacacacacacacacacacacacacacacacacacacacacacacacacacacacacgcacaaacactctcacgctctctctgctGGAGGAATGGACTAAGGCACCTTGGCCCTCACACCTTCCCAGCCACCAGTCTCTCTTCCCATCTGTCTAACTAGAGCAGGGCAATAGAAACAGGCTCAAGTCCATTTCAATTCCTGTGGATGAGAATGGACATGGAGTGTAGTTGAATTTCTGAAATGTAATTGACCTCCTTGTCTGCTGTAGCTGGCTGTGAGGGGAGAGGTGGCAACCTTTATTCCTGTACTTgtactacacacagacacatgaaggaacacacacacagtaaagtcCTCAGACCGGGATGCTACATACAAGCTAACCTCCTCATTAACACTTTGAACTACAGTAGGCGCCAGTCGGCTACTCTGGAGCTGCGTCATCCTCCGAGCTGAACTATACACTCGTCTGCTGGGCTCTGCAGTGGGCAAAAACCCTCCATTTACAAAACATgttcactaatcattctgtttgTTTGCTTGTCTCTTTAGAGATAATTTCAAAGCTAAGAGTTCAGGATGAATGAAAGCTCTGAGTAATGCAAAGTGTTTCCTCTCAcggatatgtcccaaatggcaccccattctctatatagtgcactacttttgactacagTCCTATGGACCCTGATCataagttgtgcactatatagggaaaagagtGGCATTTGGGACATATCCTGTGTGATTGTAACCTCAACTAACTCATTcagctgctctgttctgttctgtaatgTACTGCCAGGAATTAAAACACCCATATCTTAGTTAATAAATGTACAAATTGTCCAGATATCCTCCCCAAAGGGGAACTAAAAAGCTACTATATGGGCGGTTACAATACTCCACACAGAATAACGTaactagagcagtaaaaataagtgttttgtcatactcgtggtatactgtctgatataccacggctgtcagccaatcagcatagtGTTTTTAGGGATGGTGACAGTACTGGCTCGTTGTATGTCAAAAATGTCTTAATGGTTAGGGTACGTCATTATCACACAGTTGTTAAAGCACTGTATTCAGCCAGTTCATTATGATAAAAACTACTCCATCTCAAAGCACAGGGAAGTGATTTGCATTGTATGGAGGTAACCTGGCCATTCCAACTTAGTTACACTAGTGTTATCTGACAGTCTTTGCCAAATCTCTCCTCGATGAACCCCAGTTCCACCTGTTCCATTGATTCCAGCACtggctgattcaactaatcaagggCCTGATGATTAGTTGCCCAGTCAGATCTAGTGTATTAGTTTACTGGTAAATCAAATAAGTGAAAAGGCTGGGTTGTACTCAAGGAACGGTCTTGGAAACAAGTTTACCGAACTGAAAATCAGCAGCGCGTCTCCATTTCCCAATCCTACAAACTGAGTCTGTTTTTGACATGAATGTCATTTATCATATGGAGTGTCATGTTCAGCTGCctgatacagggtcagatctTATTTCACCATTCTAACGGTTAAGGTTGGGATCGGGGAGAAtgcaatctgatcctagatctgcaatTCTTTAGTAGGTTTTAGAGCCGACTTCCAAGCCGAGGCGCCAGGTCTAAGTCTCGGGGTCACGACAGCAGGTCAGGGGGAGGACCATCACATTTCTCTCCCTGTGTGGAACTGGAGACAGTGAGTGTATGTTTCCCCCAAAGATGCTGAGGAAGGTGCGTCCACCCCTCTCATCTGCCCTTatttaaccacagatctaggatcagattgcaTTATTTCCAATCCTATCCATAACTATTAGAATGTATCAGTGGCTAGGGACAACTTCTACCTATGATTCCACGAGGGAATAGGGTTAAGTTTCTCCATGaaactgatctaagatcagttttgAGTTTCCGTCCCTGATGCTTAGAGTAAGGACTTAGGCGCAGGGTAAGCTTATCCTAGATCGGTACAATGTCTACCTGGAGCTCTGTGAGGGGGCTGCGTTAGCACATCTGGTTCAGTCATCATCAGACAAGCTGGAGAACATCTgaaggttttgtgtgtgtgtgtgtttgtgtgtgtgtgtgtgtgtgtgtgtgctgtctgtctgtgtgtgcagacGGTGTAGACGCCATAGCCCAGTTCTCATTAACAGTAATCTCCACTAATCCTTCATCAGAACATTCTAGAGGGGGTTTGTTAATCCAAACTGGCTATTACAGAGCTGCATTTTATTCCAAGAAGTTGCACACTCCccttgtttacacacacacacacacacacacacacacacacacacacacacacacacacacacacacacacacacacacacacacacacacacacacacacacacacacacacacacacacactgttagtaGTAAGTATCCCTTCATTCAGGAGCACTacagcaaggcagttaacccccaacaacaactgctccctgggcTCCGATGACGTGGGAAACACTGccatatacagtgcactacttttgaccagggcacatgcagctctgttcaaaagtagtgcactataaagagaatagggtgccatttgagacgcacccTTCCTCATCATTCCCACTGAGAAGGGACTTCAGTCCGGCATTTAGACATTCTGACAGAGCTGCTGCCGGAATTCCTTTAATCTTCCCAATGTGTTCTTTTCCAGTTACACAACActgtgtgttccaaatggcacaactattccctatatagtgcactacttttgttcagggccccatagggctctgttcaaaagtagtgcactactgtaagtaacatggtgctatttgggacgcagtcACTGACTACTGTTCCTCTACCTCCACATATTCTAACAGGCTTTTTAAAATGTCTTTTAAATGAAAGCCACCAGACACTGACCTTTCCCTGTTAACACACCTAGTAGAGGAGCCTCTGATCGTACTGTCAGGTGTTCTGTAATGGAGCTGGGAGAgagctgtggatggagctgggagagagctgggagagagctgggtgagagctggggatggagctgggagagagctgggagagagctgtggatggagctgggagagagctggggatggagctgggagagagctggggatggagctgggagagagctggggatggggctgggagagagctggggatgGAGCTGGGGAAGATGAGGCTGGTAGAGAGCTGGGGATAGGgctgggagagagctggggatggggctgggagaGAGCGGGGGATGGAGCTGGGAGAGAGCGGGGGATGGAGCTGGGGAAGATGAGGCTGGTAGAGAGCTGGGGATAGGGCTGGGAGAGAGCGGGGGATGGGGCTGGGAGAGAGCGGGGGATGGAGCTGGGGAAGATGAGGCTGGTAGAGAGCTGGGGATAGGgctgggagagagctggggatAAGGCTGGGAGAGAGCGGGGGATGGAGCTGGGAGAGAGCGGGGGATGGAGCTGGGAGAGCGCTGGGGATGGAGCTGGGAGAAAGCTGGGGAAGATGAGGCTGGTAGAGAGCTGGGGATAGGgctgggagagagctggggatggggctgggagcgagctggggatggagctgggagagagctggggatagggctgggagagagctggggatAGGGCTGGGAGAGcgctggggatggggctgggggagATGTTGCTGGGGAAGAAAGCTGGGAATGGTGGAGAAAGCTGGGGATGGGTTTCACTTTGCACCATGCCACCCATTTTCTGTCTGAAAAGTTCCATGTCACGTACCTGATGAAAGGACGTTCAGGTGCCAGCGTCTTGGTCAGTTTCTCATTTTGGAAATCTAATAACAGGAAATAACTGTTGGCCGCCATTTAGTGCCGGGCTTATATCTGGTGTGTTGTTCTGACCCTGTGCTAATTGTGTTACACCCCCCCAACCCTCTAACCATCCTGAATGTTTTACCTCATTTTCTCTCCTAATGATGTTAAAGGGGAATTCTGGAATTTAAAACGAATGACTCAGATAAGTGGTGTGGTGTCCATTGTTGTTGTTCTTAGAATCCCCGATTGCCCCTTTAAAGTCCTCAAATGACTCCTCTGTCCCACTCCCCCAACGCTGGACAATAAACTGACCggctctcctcatctcctctcttcccacCACTATCAGACCATAAGTCTATTAGCATGTATTAGAATAGCATTCAGATAAGCTGCTGATTCAATTGTGGTGTTGTTGTGAGTTATGAGGAGGTCATGCCTCGAGGGAGGTGGCTATGATATTAGAgctaggctgcatcccaaatgccaccctgttccctttatagtgaactacttttgaccaaagccttaTGGGCTCTATAGGGGATAGGATNNNNNNNNNNNNNNNNNNNNNNNNNNNNNNNNNNNNNNNNNNNNNNNNNNNNNNNNNNNNNNNNNNNNNNNNNNNNNNNNNNNNNNNNNNNNNNNNNNNNNNNNNNNNNNNNNNNNNNNNNNNNNNNNNNNNNNNNNNNNNNNNNNNNNNNNNNNNNNNNNNNNNNNNNNNNNNNNNNNNNNNNNNNNNNNNNNNNNNNNNNNNNNNNNNNNNNNNNNNNNNNNNNNNNNNNNNNNNNNNNNNNNNNNNNNNNNNNNNNNNNNNNNNNNNNNNNNNNNNNNNNNNNNNNNNNNNNNNNNNNNNNNNNNNNNNNNNNNNNNNNNNNNNNNNNNNNNNNNNNNNNNNNNNNNNNNNNNNNNNNNNNNNNNNNNNNNNNNNNNNNNNNNNNNNNNNNNNNNNNNNNNNNNNNNNNNNNNNNNNNNNNNNNNNNNNNNNNNNNNNNNNNNNNNNNNNNNNNNNNNNNNNNNNNNNNNNNNNNNNNNNNNNNNNNNNNNNNNNNNagagagagagagagagagacagacagacagacagacagacagacagacagacagacagacagacagacaagcatgtACTGTAAGAAGCTAAATGCCTATCCGTTCATAATTGGAGATAAGATAATAACTAATTCACTGCAGAGTTGATTATCTCTCTCAACAGAATACTACTGGCCTCATTCACTGCAGAGTTGATTATCTCTCTCAACAGAATACTACTGGCCTCATTCACTGCAGATTTGATTATCTCTCTCAACAGAATACTACTGGCCTCATTCACTATAGTTCAACTTCGAGTAAGGAAATCTTAGTGATTTTCTGATCCACATATCACCAAAACCATCGTTTTCTATCTTCTGTGCAGTGTGTCGATGCAATgcttacttttttcaaatcaatctctctctctcctctagtcatACTCACACTGCTTTAAAATACATCCTGATCCTCCTCTGAGTATTTTATGCCCCTCATTAAGATTCACAACATACATCTGCAGTTCATGGGTATAGGGTTTATCCAAATTCCTCAATattatacctccctccctccctccctccctccctccctccctccctccctccctccctgtctgtctgtctgtctgtctgtctgtctgtctgtctgtctgtctgtctgtctgtctgtcaccaatTCCAAACCaatagggatagagagatggatttTTAGAGGCCAATGAAGGCTAGGAGTCCTGTCATTCCTGATCAATGAGATACAAAAGTGGACTCTATAACTGACTTACCATTGCAAATTGTGTCGGGCTCCTCAACCCATTTGTTTTGGCTGAAACATAATCACTGGCTTACAGACTAATTATCCTCCATCAACAGACGCTTCAGTGTAAGTATACGGGCAATC comes from Salvelinus fontinalis isolate EN_2023a unplaced genomic scaffold, ASM2944872v1 scaffold_0156, whole genome shotgun sequence and encodes:
- the LOC129843734 gene encoding A disintegrin and metalloproteinase with thrombospondin motifs 17-like — protein: MRLVNKSMTLVNDSLCQPENRPLPQVRRCNSHPCQYRWVTGEWGQCSVTCGKGLQLREVGCVYQLQNGSLIHTRDLYCQGGKPPALQGCEGRHCLTAWEASEWSKCSSDCGSGVRRRIVRCTNPQGSCDPLSQPADQEPCEDHSKCYEWKTGDWSKVWAIHTHK